The following coding sequences are from one Gossypium hirsutum isolate 1008001.06 chromosome A12, Gossypium_hirsutum_v2.1, whole genome shotgun sequence window:
- the LOC107916043 gene encoding protein DETOXIFICATION 34, whose protein sequence is MEDQLHATPSSTVPLFEVAELHPAPSSLIIEGGDYPQVQSFADVRNILFVESSKIWSIATPIAFNIWCNYGINSFTNIFAGHIGDIELSAVAIALSVVANFSFGFLLGMASALETLCGQAFGAGQIDLLGIYMQRSWIILFAACFALLPLYLYATPLLKLLGQEPGIADLAGEFTMQVMPQMFSLAINFPTQKFLQAQSKVGVLAWIGFAAFVGHILIIFLFVNVFKWGTTGAAVAYDISAWLVALAQLIYVVGWCKDGWSGLSWLAFKDLWSFAKLSIASAVMLCLEIWYFMMIIVLTGHLEDPVIAVGSLSICMNINGWEGMLFIGLNAAISVRVSNELGSGHPRAAKYSVIVIVVQSLLIGLLSALVIMATRNKFAIIFTDSVEMQKGVASLAHLLGITMVLNSVQPVISGVAVGGGWQALVAYINLFCYYIVGLPLGFFLGYHIHFGVEGIWVGMICGTFLQTLILLYIIYQTNWNTEVEQASERMQQWGTELQVSENKEYNFSH, encoded by the exons ATGGAGGACCAACTGCATGCTACGCCATCGTCGACGGTACCCCTTTTTGAAGTTGCCGAGCTACATCCGGCACCGTCGAGTTTAATCATCGAGGGAGGGGATTATCCTCAGGTACAAAGCTTTGCGGATGTTAGGAACATATTGTTTGTGGAGTCTTCTAAGATATGGTCTATTGCAACTCCTATTGCGTTCAATATTTGGTGCAATTATGGGATCAACTCCTTCACCAACATTTTCGCGGGTCATATCGGCGATATCGAGCTATCGGCTGTCGCCATTGCTTTGTCGGTCGTCGCGAATTTTTCATTTGGTTTCTTG TTAGGAATGGCGAGTGCACTCGAGACCCTATGTGGGCAAGCATTCGGTGCTGGACAAATAGATTTACTCGGCATATACATGCAACGATCCTGGATAATCTTATTCGCCGCCTGTTTCGCCTTGTTGCCTCTCTACTTATACGCCACCCCACTACTAAAACTCCTCGGTCAAGAACCTGGCATTGCCGACCTCGCCGGAGAATTCACCATGCAAGTCATGCCCCAAATGTTCTCATTAGCCATCAATTTCCCCACCCAAAAGTTCTTACAAGCACAAAGCAAAGTCGGGGTCTTAGCCTGGATAGGCTTCGCCGCCTTCGTCGGACACATCCTAATCATTTTCCTCTTTGTTAATGTCTTCAAATGGGGTACCACAGGTGCTGCGGTGGCTTATGATATATCAGCTTGGTTGGTTGCTTTGGCTCAGCTTATATATGTGGTGGGATGGTGTAAGGATGGCTGGTCCGGGTTGTCGTGGCTAGCTTTTAAGGATCTTTGGAGTTTTGCTAAGCTTTCTATAGCTTCGGCGGTGATGCTTTGTTTAGAGATTTGGTACTTCATGATGATAATTGTTCTTACTGGTCACCTTGAAGATCCAGTCATTGCGGTTGGGTCCCTTTCAATATG CATGAACATCAATGGCTGGGAAGGCATGCTATTTATCGGGCTAAATGCAGCTATAAG TGTAAGAGtgtctaatgagcttggatcagGCCATCCAAGGGCAGCCAAATATTCAGTGATAGTCATTGTTGTGCAATCTCTTCTGATAGGGTTACTTTCAGCACTTGTAATCATGGCTACCAGGAACAAATTTGCTATCATATTTACAGATAGCGTAGAAATGCAAAAAGGGGTGGCTAGTTTGGCTCATCTTCTTGGCATAACCATGGTGCTAAATAGTGTGCAGCCAGTTATATCAG GTGTTGCTGTGGGAGGAGGTTGGCAAGCCTTGGTAGCTTATATAAACTTGTTCTGCTATTACATTGTTGGCCTCCCACTTGGATTTTTTCTCGGTTATCACATTCATTTTGGGGTCGAG GGAATTTGGGTTGGCATGATTTGTGGGACATTCTTGCAAACGTTGATCCTCTTGTACATTATTTATCAAACTAATTGGAACACAGAG gttgaGCAAGCATCTGAACGAATGCAACAATGGGGAACTGAACTACAAGTCTCCGAAAACAAAGAATATAACTTTTCCCACTAA
- the LOC107923702 gene encoding probable receptor-like protein kinase At5g24010 gives MGTLLSSHGFSLFLLWTFTLYGLCLSFSPIDNYLINSGASLDSVVDNRRFISDSSNSPDSHLSSGRTFSLCAGTLLPGLPQIYHTARVFNSPSKYVFNVKDPGTHMVRLHFHRFNSSRLDLGNSRFHVLVNGLVALTNFSGGDLVNPKVIEYLLWVNSEKVEIRFVPAKKSNFAFVNAIEVISAPKVLVLETAQYVNGDKIEEFQGLNKQAFETMYRVTVGGPKVTPFNDSLWRTWIPDDEYLKSSEGSNKVYFGGRIKYQDGGASREVGPDNVYDSARLIRSKNASIPNVNLTWEFPVSEDYKYLVRMHFCDIASISLGLLYFNVYVNEHLAYKDLDLSDVTNYMLASPFYADFVVDAGRSGVITVSVGPSSKSMGYTVDAILNGVEIMKMNNSVCSLDGKVPAELIMKCWPRRTLGILLPLIALACLLLSLSAIVHRRKSNAELFPWSKLPTDIHEISPKQAKLQLSNIVT, from the coding sequence ATGGGAACTTTACTTTcaagccatggtttctccttgttCCTTCTTTGGACCTTCACTTTATACGGTCTCTGTTTATCCTTCTCTCCGATCGACAATTACCTCATCAACAGCGGTGCCTCCCTCGATTCCGTTGTAGACAACCGTCGATTCATCTCCGACTCGTCGAATTCACCCGATTCCCATCTCTCTTCTGGTCGGACCTTTTCGCTCTGTGCCGGAACTCTCCTTCCTGGTCTGCCTCAAATCTACCACACCGCTAGGGTTTTTAATTCGCCGTCGAAATACGTCTTCAATGTCAAAGATCCAGGGACGCACATGGTACGTCTCCATTTCCATCGATTCAATTCATCGAGATTGGATCTGGGTAACTCTCGATTTCACGTTTTGGTTAATGGGTTAGTAGCTTTAACCAATTTTAGCGGTGGGGATTTAGTAAATCCTAAAGTTATAGAATATTTGCTTTGGGTTAATTCAGAAAAGGTTGAAATTCGTTTCGTTCCAGCAAAAAAATCGAATTTTGCTTTCGTTAATGCAATCGAAGTGATATCTGCACCAAAAGTTTTGGTACTAGAAACTGCTCAGTATGTTAATGGTGATAAAATTGAGGAATTTCAGGGTTTAAATAAACAAGCATTTGAAACTATGTATAGGGTAACTGTCGGAGGTCCTAAAGTTACTCCGTTCAATGATTCTTTGTGGAGAACTTGGATCCCTGATGATGAGTATTTGAAATCAAGTGAGGGTTCCAATAAGGTGTACTTCGGTGGTCGGATTAAGTACCAAGATGGTGGGGCGAGTCGTGAGGTTGGTCCTGATAATGTGTACGATTCAGCTCGGTTGATTCGAAGCAAGAATGCTTCCATCCCTAATGTAAACCTCACTTGGGAATTTCCAGTGAGTGAGGATTATAAGTATCTTGTTAGGATGCATTTTTGTGATATTGCTAGTATATCCCTTGGATTGTTGTATTTCAATGTTTATGTCAATGAACATTTGGCATATAAAGATTTGGATCTCTCGGATGTTACGAATTACATGCTGGCTTCTCCGTTTTATGCTGATTTTGTGGTTGATGCTGGTCGTTCCGGGGTCATTACCGTAAGCGTTGGACCTTCTAGCAAGAGCATGGGGTATACGGTTGATGCGATTCTAAACGGAGTGGAGATCATGAAGATGAATAACTCCGTTTGTAGTCTTGACGGTAAGGTGCCTGCGGAGTTGATTATGAAGTGTTGGCCAAGAAGAACTCTTGGGATTCTGCTTCCTTTGATTGCTCTCGCCTGCTTGCTGTTGAGCTTATCTGCCATTGTGCATAGGAGGAAGAGTAATGCGGAATTGTTCCCATGGTCGAAACTGCCTACGGATATCCATGAAATCTCTCCAAAGCAAGCCAAACTACAACTATCAAACATTGTTACATAA
- the LOC107914172 gene encoding G-type lectin S-receptor-like serine/threonine-protein kinase SD2-2, which translates to MSSLSFIFFLLLLSFHTQNAIFVTNSSPNDPSSKPPFSHEETLKTSSQATKMESTVVILKGNATILSVNRTFELGFFTINGESDWYLGIWYSSIPTQTRVWVANREKPIKNITGSSLEITGTGRLVVKESPDSVVWQSDNVEKAKRFVFLETGNLVLYSSNGLKVWQSFDFPTDTWLPDMNLTAQQALTSWKSSFDPSPGLFSLRLNPQLFNEFELVHNSINVYWSTGNWTGKAFVDVPQMTIPYIYNFRFSDPFLPTASFGYTERSLDGSVEPPLTRFQVDVNGQLKQYTWSAETESWNMFWSVPEDKCGVYGLCGDFASCLVSTTLKPCACVNGFRPFNEREWGYGDFTGGCRRESGGLCADNDGFNEIGDVRFDGGKTVSFQGTRSICEKSCLSNCSCIGLYHNEGSNTCKNVYGSLLNLRNSSSNDLKKDVFYIRVPRGIVKKNVHRTMVFVGSVVGSIVALGFMGMILLVFKKIIDYKRKDRYDDDGVCPGLNLKVFTYKELNGVTRGFSEKLGHGGFGVVFRGKLSDSTVVAVKRLERPGSGEKEFRAEVCTIGNIQHVNLVRLRGFCSENSHRLLVYDYMPNGPLSAFLIPDSPNLCWDVRFRVAVGTAKGIAYLHEECRDCIIHCDIKPENILLDSDFIAKVSDFGLAKLVGRDFSRVLATMRGTWGYVAPEWISGMAITPKADVYSYGMTLLEIIGGRRNVQAPQSAGNGNAFNEGRDGEKWFFPPWAARRIIEGNVAAIVDSRLGVAYNLEEANRLALVAIWCIQDDEEMRPTMGMVVKMLEGVVEVTIPPPPKLIQAIVAGESYHGIGTNSGMSKVDGCSDYNVGFSSAGSRSSLSNLSSPLEPKFGSLIE; encoded by the coding sequence ATGTCTTCTCTttccttcatcttcttccttctaCTCCTTTCATTTCACACCCAAAATGCAATCTTTGTCACTAATTCTTCACCAAATGACCCTTCTTCAAAACCCCCCTTTTCACATGAAGAAACATTGAAAACCAGTTCCCAAGCTACAAAAATGGAGTCCACTGTTGTGATTCTCAAAGGAAACGCAACTATTCTTAGCGTTAACCGCACTTTCGAACTGGGTTTTTTCACCATAAATGGTGAATCCGATTGGTATTTAGGAATTTGGTACTCTTCGATCCCGACTCAAACCCGGGTTTGGGTTGCGAATCGTGAAAAACCCATAAAAAATATCACCGGATCTTCACTGGAAATCACCGGAACTGGGCGGTTGGTGGTGAAGGAATCGCCGGATTCCGTCGTTTGGCAGAGCGACAACGTTGAAAAAGCGAAAAGGTTTGTTTTTTTAGAGACTGGGAATCTCGTTTTGTATTCTTCAAATGGGTTAAAAGTATGGCAAAGCTTTGATTTTCCGACGGATACATGGTTGCCGGACATGAATTTAACCGCCCAGCAAGCTTTAACTTCATGGAAGAGCTCGTTCGACCCATCACCGGGGCTTTTCTCTTTGAGGCTAAATCCTCAATTGTTCAACGAGTTCGAGCTCGTTCATAATTCGATCAATGTGTATTGGTCTACCGGAAACTGGACCGGAAAAGCTTTCGTCGATGTCCCGCAAATGACAATCCCGTACATTTACAACTTCCGTTTCTCCGACCCTTTCTTGCCGACGGCGTCGTTTGGGTACACGGAAAGATCGTTAGACGGCAGTGTTGAACCGCCTTTGACGAGGTTCCAGGTTGATGTCAACGGGCAGCTGAAACAATACACATGGTCGGCGGAGACAGAGAGTTGGAACATGTTTTGGTCGGTGCCGGAGGATAAGTGTGGAGTCTATGGTTTGTGCGGCGATTTCGCGTCTTGTCTTGTAAGTACAACGTTAAAACCTTGTGCTTGTGTTAATGGATTTAGGCCTTTTAATGAGAGAGAGTGGGGATATGGGGATTTTACCGGTGGTTGCCGGCGAGAAAGTGGTGGTCTTTGTGCTGATAATGATGGGTTTAATGAAATAGGTGATGTGAGGTTTGATGGAgggaaaacggtgtcgtttcaaggTACTAGGAGTATTTGTGAAAAGTCTTGTTTGAGTAATTGTTCTTGTATTGGATTGTATCATAACGAGGGGTCTAATACATGTAAGAATGTTTATGGGTCTTTGTTGAATTTGAGAAATTCAAGCTCTAATGATTTAAAAAAGGATGTGTTTTACATTAGGGTTCCGAGAGGAATTGTGAAGAAAAATGTGCATAGAACTATGGTTTTCGTTGGTAGCGTTGTTGGGTCCATTGTTGCTTTAGGGTTCATGGGAATGATTTTGTTggtttttaaaaagataatagaTTACAAGAGGAAAGATAGATATGATGACGATGGTGTTTGCCCCGGGTTGAATCTCAAGGTATTCACTTATAAAGAACTCAATGGTGTGACTCGGGGGTTCTCAGAGAAACTAGGTCATGGTGGATTCGGGGTGGTCTTTCGAGGCAAGTTATCGGATTCGACTGTTGTTGCTGTTAAACGCCTTGAAAGGCCGGGGAGTGGTGAGAAAGAATTTCGGGCCGAGGTGTGCACTATCGGCAACATTCAACATGTTAATCTTGTGAGACTCAGAGGGTTTTGTTCCGAGAATTCCCATAGATTGTTGGTTTACGATTACATGCCTAATGGTCCTCTGAGTGCATTTTTAATACCGGATAGTCCTAATTTGTGTTGGGATGTGAGGTTTCGGGTGGCGGTTGGCACTGCAAAGGGCATAGCATATTTGCACGAGGAATGCAGGGATTGCATCATTCATTGCGATATCAAACCAGAAAACATTCTCTTGGATAGTGATTTCATTGCGAAAGTATCGGATTTCGGATTAGCAAAGCTTGTTGGAAGGGATTTTAGTAGGGTATTAGCTACAATGAGGGGTACTTGGGGCTATGTCGCTCCAGAATGGATATCCGGTATGGCTATTACCCCAAAAGCTGATGTTTATAGCTATGGGATGACATTGTTGGAAATAATCGGCGGCCGTAGAAACGTGCAAGCACCACAATCCGCAGGGAATGGCAATGCATTCAATGAAGGAAGGGATGGAGAGAAATGGTTTTTCCCTCCATGGGCAGCACGTCGAATAATTGAGGGCAATGTTGCTGCAATCGTGGATAGTAGGCTTGGTGTTGCATACAATTTAGAGGAGGCCAACCGTCTTGCATTGGTAGCAATATGGTGTATACAAGATGATGAGGAAATGAGGCCTACAATGGGCATGGTAGTAAAGATGTTAGAAGGAGTGGTGGAAGTGACCATCCCTCCACCACCAAAACTAATACAAGCAATAGTTGCAGGCGAATCTTATCACGGAATTGGAACAAATTCCGGCATGTCAAAAGTTGATGGATGCTCTGACTACAACGTTGGGTTTTCAAGTGCTGGTTCACGATCATCTCTTAGTAACCTCTCTTCTCCGTTGGAACCAAAATTCGGAAGTCTAATCGAATGA